From the genome of Vicia villosa cultivar HV-30 ecotype Madison, WI linkage group LG2, Vvil1.0, whole genome shotgun sequence, one region includes:
- the LOC131654155 gene encoding uncharacterized protein LOC131654155, which yields MIGCRFLFRVDRVLRVTNTYVSSNPTSHFQGQRTYYGLSSDFIMSGRKKKVCIDHNIKSIWRPIATNATSSEESSIAAATVESGVAADENTESGTSSGQLKGNVENKVLEGDSSLSTQKHSISVQVGASLFRFIKGKGGYTQKKIEEETKVKIIFPSSKEDECITIEGISIDSVTSASEKIHAIIDETVKSRNLDYSHFISLPLAIHPELVSKLINFQNTILGNDDSCIDENLDTDSSNEAEDTTDNKEGDQPSKEIADVAVELKVDDDSKSVKVNYTNIPLVSYAPKASKASTSSDLGIDKSIFIKPKTFHLTVLMLKLWNKDRVKTATEVLQSISSKVMEALDNRPVSIGLKGLECMKGSMAKARVLYAPVEEIGSEGRLLRACQVLIDAYIEAGLVLENDTKQTLKMHATVMNSRHRKRTKWKRNNVDSFDARGIFEKYGSEDWGQYLIREAHLSKRFSFDEKGYYHCCASIPFPENIQAE from the exons GTTCAG AGTCGATCGAGTTCTCAGAGTTACCAACACATACGTTTCATCAAACCCTACTTCACACTTTCAG GGACAGAGAACTTATTATGGTTTAAGCAGTGATTTTATAATGAGTGGTAGAAAAAAGAAAGTTTGTATTGATCACAATATCAAATCTATCTGGAGACCTATTGCAACTAATGCTACTTCTTCTGAAG AAAGCTCAATAGCGGCTGCGACAGTTGAATCAGGCGTAGCTGCCGATGAAAATACAGAATCAGGTACTAGTTCTGGCCAATTGAAGGGTAATGTTGAAAACAAAGTGCTAGAAGGAGATTCATCTCTCTCCACTCAAAAGCATTCCATTTCTGTTCAG GTTGGTGCTTCTCTATTTCGTTTTATTAAAGGAAAAGG GGGATACACACAAAAGAAGATAGAAGAGGAGACAAAGGTTAAGATAATATTTCCTTCTTCAAAAGAAGATGAGTGTATTA CCATTGAAGGCATTTCAATAGATAGTGTGACTTCAGCTTCAGAGAAGATTCATGCAATAATTGATGAG ACAGTTAAGAGTCGAAATCTTGATTATTCTCATTTCATATCCCTTCCATTGGCCATCCATCCCGAGTTAGTTTCTAAACTAATCAATTTTCAAAACACTATTTTGGGAAATGACGATTCTTGCATAGATGAGAATCTTGACACTGACTCCTCCAATGAGGCTGAGGATACTACTGATAACAAAGAAGGGGATCAACCGTCAAAAGAAATTGCTGATGTTGCAGTTGAACTTAAAGTTGATGATGACAGTAAATCAGTTAAAGTTAATTATACTAACATACCACTAGTCAGTTACGCACCTAAAGCATCCAAGGCTTCCACATCATCTG ACTTGGGGATTGACAAATCTATATTCATTAAGCCTAAGACGTTTCACCTTACAGTACTAATGCTTAAGCTGTGGAATAAAGACAGAGTTAAGACAGCAACAGAGGTCTTGCAG AGTATTTCCTCAAAAGTTATGGAAGCACTGGATAATCGTCCTGTCTCAATAGGATTAAAGGGACTG gaaTGCATGAAAGGTTCAATGGCCAAAGCTCGTGTCCTGTATGCTCCGGTGGAAGAAATTGGCAGCGAGGGCCGTCTTTTGCGTGCCTGCC AAGTCTTAATTGACGCATACATTGAAGCTGGACTAGTCTTGGAGAATGACACTAAACAAACACTGAAG ATGCACGCCACTGTGATGAATTCAAGGCATAGGAAAAG GACAAAGTGGAAGAGAAATAATGTTGACTCTTTCGATGCACGGGGCATATTCGAGAAGTATGGATCAGAGGACTGGGGGCAGTATCTTATTCGTGAAGCTCATCTTTCGAAGAGATTTTCATTTGATGAAAAGGGGTACTATCATTGCTGTGCTTCGATACCTTTTCCTGAAAACATACAGGCAGAGTGA